AGGAAGGGCACGCGCGAGAGCAGGTGGCGCTCGCGCTCGAGCGCCGCATCCGCGCGGGTGCGCACGCGCAGGGCCGCCGCCTCCAATCCCCGGGCGACCTCCTCCAGCGAGAGCCCGTCCACGCGCTCGAGCTTCGCCGGCACCAGCTCCGCCTCGGGCCCCTCCCCGTCCACCACCAGCAGGCTCACGTCCACCTGCTGGCGCAGGTAGATGCGGTTGAAGCGCAGCACGGCGTTTGCCTCGGGGCAGCGGCGCAGCGCCTCGCCGAGCGCGCGCACCACCAGGTGCGAGAGCTGCAGCGCCACGCCCGTGCGGGCGCGGAAGGCCTCGGTGAAGGCGAGCGCCGCGTCCACGCGCACCGTCAGCGTGCCGTACACCGTGGGATCGTGCGCGGTGCGCCAGCTGCCGATCGCCAGCTTGCGGAAGCTGGACACCCTTCGCTGGGGCACGAGCTCCAGGTGCTTGCCCATGCGCCGGAGCATCGCGGCTCCGGGCGGCGCGCCCAAGCGCTTTCGGGCACCCCGCCCCTCGCCCGGCCGCTCGGCGGCAGGGCCGCGCCCCTCTGCGAAGGGCCACCGCTGCCCTTGACGCCCCCCGCTCGGACGTTACGCTGCGGCGCTTTTCGGACCCGTTTGGAGGTCGTTCCTTGCAGGCATATCTGATCGTGCTCCTCTTCCTGGTGAGCATCGGCTTCGCCGTCACCCTCGGCATGCTGCTGTTCGGCAACAAGCGCGCCGGGAGCCACGCGGCTCCTGCCGCTCCCCGCACCCCGCAGCTCGAGACCGAGAGCAAGGCGCGCGCCCACGCGGAGGCCGAGCTGGAGCGCAAGCGCCGCGAGCTGGACGAGCAGCGCGGGCAGCTCAACGAGCTCAAGGGCCAGCTGAAGGAGGCCAAGCGCAAGCTGTTCGAGCTGAAGGACGGCGACAGGGGCGACAAGGAGCTGCAGCGCGCGCGCGCCGAGGTGGAGCGCAGCGCGAG
This Aggregicoccus sp. 17bor-14 DNA region includes the following protein-coding sequences:
- a CDS encoding 2-oxo acid dehydrogenase subunit E2 — encoded protein: MLRRMGKHLELVPQRRVSSFRKLAIGSWRTAHDPTVYGTLTVRVDAALAFTEAFRARTGVALQLSHLVVRALGEALRRCPEANAVLRFNRIYLRQQVDVSLLVVDGEGPEAELVPAKLERVDGLSLEEVARGLEAAALRVRTRADAALERERHLLSRVPFLLLRPWSRLAALLQHTLNLDLRALGLPRDPFGSAAVVDVGALGLDTAYLPLVPHARVPIVVALGAVREVPLALPGGAVGVGRVMNVNASFDHRFIDGYHAAQLARCVQALLEEPGALPPLDAGAPTRSHLDPELR